Proteins from a genomic interval of Streptomyces sp. Tu6071:
- a CDS encoding response regulator transcription factor codes for MTVRDDMAAGTRLLVVDDEPAILDVLATSLRFLGYEVAEATTGRAALTAAREGGFHLVLLDVVLPDLDGFAVVRRLREGGGRVPVVFLTARESPEDIVAGLDLGADDYITKPFRLAEVAARVRAVLRRREAPAAARVLSCADLELDTDTYEVRRDGRLVDLSPTEYRLLRHLLAHQGRVLTHGQLLEHVWGQEGGDPGVVKTYISYLRHKLDGAGPSLIETRRGIGYTLRAPEEP; via the coding sequence ATGACTGTGCGGGACGACATGGCCGCGGGGACCCGGCTCCTCGTGGTGGACGACGAACCGGCCATCCTCGACGTGCTGGCCACCTCGCTGCGCTTCCTGGGCTACGAGGTGGCCGAGGCGACGACCGGGCGGGCCGCACTCACGGCCGCGCGCGAGGGCGGCTTCCACCTCGTCCTGCTCGACGTCGTGCTCCCGGACCTGGACGGCTTCGCCGTGGTCCGCCGCCTGCGGGAGGGCGGGGGGCGCGTCCCGGTGGTCTTCCTGACCGCCCGGGAGAGCCCCGAGGACATCGTCGCCGGGCTCGACCTCGGCGCCGACGACTACATCACCAAGCCGTTCCGGCTCGCCGAGGTCGCCGCGCGCGTGCGGGCCGTGCTGCGCCGCCGCGAGGCTCCCGCCGCAGCGCGGGTGCTGAGCTGCGCGGACCTGGAACTCGACACCGACACGTACGAGGTGCGCAGGGACGGACGGCTCGTCGACCTCTCCCCCACCGAGTACCGGCTGCTGCGCCACCTGCTGGCCCACCAGGGCCGGGTCCTGACGCACGGGCAGCTGCTGGAGCACGTGTGGGGGCAGGAGGGCGGCGACCCGGGAGTGGTGAAGACGTACATCTCCTACCTGCGGCACAAGCTCGACGGCGCGGGACCCTCGCTCATCGAGACGCGGCGCGGCATCGGCTACACGCTGCGCGCGCCGGAGGAACCGTGA
- a CDS encoding DUF1800 family protein, with protein MAPTLDSRAHLTRLLQRAGFDARGDAVDAAEKAGFDATLDRLLGAQDADDDSGSVPAPHFGPLPPRTSEAARRKKEGTGAKKREKEKKSPPAAPGDATSSGAPPSPRGTAGASPSPHGTEGTDPRQDPVRKHYREVLRAQRKELTLWWLERMVATAQPWTEKRTLLWHNHWATSIQKVKSGAAMLQQNETLRRLGGGDFRTLARAMVVDPALMVWLDADGSTAKAPNENLGREFMELFVLGVGNYSETDVRQAAAALTGWTLDRQANPWKPVFRAARHAKGPETVVGRTADFTARSLVDHLVALPASHAHVAGRMWGALVSNENKPSASALARLVKAYGTERDTTALFRALFTDAAFADPANVLVKQPVEYVVGSLRALGVRPRDLPEKQRAALLLHTLTGLGQVPFAPDSVGGWPAGAAWLTTSAAQARIGFAQTLVRHADLGEIEKTAAKDRAELLARTLGVGEWGAATRGVLTAAARDPMRITALALTAPEHLVLR; from the coding sequence ATGGCACCGACACTCGACTCCAGGGCGCACCTGACGCGGCTGCTGCAACGCGCGGGCTTCGACGCGCGCGGTGACGCGGTGGACGCCGCGGAGAAGGCGGGCTTCGACGCGACACTCGACCGGCTGCTCGGCGCCCAGGACGCCGACGACGACTCCGGGTCCGTACCCGCCCCGCACTTCGGGCCGCTGCCGCCGCGCACCAGCGAGGCGGCGCGGCGGAAGAAGGAGGGCACGGGCGCGAAGAAGCGCGAGAAGGAGAAGAAGTCCCCGCCCGCGGCCCCCGGTGACGCGACGTCCTCCGGCGCTCCGCCCTCCCCCCGCGGGACGGCAGGCGCTTCGCCCTCCCCCCACGGCACGGAAGGCACCGATCCGCGGCAGGACCCCGTGCGCAAGCACTACCGCGAGGTACTGCGCGCGCAGCGGAAGGAGCTGACGCTGTGGTGGCTGGAGCGGATGGTCGCCACCGCGCAGCCGTGGACCGAGAAGCGCACCCTCCTGTGGCACAACCACTGGGCGACCTCGATCCAGAAGGTCAAGTCCGGCGCGGCGATGCTCCAGCAGAACGAGACCCTGCGCCGGCTCGGCGGCGGCGACTTCCGCACGCTCGCCCGCGCCATGGTCGTGGATCCCGCCCTCATGGTGTGGCTCGACGCGGACGGCAGCACCGCGAAGGCGCCCAACGAGAACCTGGGCCGCGAGTTCATGGAGCTCTTCGTGCTCGGCGTCGGCAACTACAGCGAGACGGATGTCCGGCAGGCCGCGGCGGCGCTCACCGGCTGGACGCTGGACCGCCAGGCCAACCCCTGGAAACCGGTGTTCCGCGCCGCACGGCACGCGAAGGGGCCCGAGACGGTCGTCGGGCGGACCGCGGACTTCACCGCGCGGTCCCTCGTCGATCACCTCGTCGCGCTGCCCGCCTCGCACGCCCACGTCGCCGGCCGCATGTGGGGCGCACTGGTCAGCAACGAGAACAAGCCCTCCGCGAGCGCGCTCGCCCGGCTGGTCAAGGCGTACGGCACCGAGCGCGACACCACCGCCCTCTTCCGCGCGCTCTTCACCGACGCGGCGTTCGCCGATCCCGCCAACGTCCTCGTGAAGCAGCCCGTGGAGTACGTGGTGGGCAGCCTGCGGGCGCTGGGCGTCCGTCCCCGGGACCTGCCGGAGAAACAGCGCGCCGCACTGCTCCTCCACACCCTCACCGGGCTCGGCCAGGTGCCCTTCGCCCCGGACAGCGTCGGCGGCTGGCCCGCGGGGGCCGCCTGGCTGACGACCTCCGCCGCGCAGGCCAGGATCGGCTTCGCGCAGACGCTCGTCCGCCACGCCGACCTGGGCGAGATCGAGAAGACGGCCGCGAAGGACCGCGCCGAACTGCTCGCACGCACCCTCGGCGTGGGGGAGTGGGGTGCCGCGACGCGCGGTGTGCTCACCGCGGCGGCCCGCGACCCCATGCGGATCACCGCCCTCGCCCTGACCGCCCCCGAACACCTCGTCCTGCGCTGA
- a CDS encoding YybH family protein, translating into MTEYEKALRPEDLTRLFVERANAGDADGVAALYAEDAVMAYPPGSVTAGRAAIRELIGKMLAAAPRFTPEEPLPTLVHGDLALTSTPPKDGAGARAQVVRRQPDGSWLRVIDQPEFQRPAG; encoded by the coding sequence ATGACGGAGTACGAGAAGGCACTGCGGCCCGAGGACCTGACCCGGCTCTTCGTGGAGCGCGCGAACGCGGGCGACGCGGACGGGGTCGCGGCGCTGTACGCGGAGGACGCCGTGATGGCGTACCCGCCGGGAAGCGTCACCGCGGGGCGCGCGGCGATCCGCGAGCTGATCGGCAAGATGCTCGCCGCCGCCCCGCGCTTCACCCCCGAGGAGCCGCTGCCCACGCTCGTCCACGGCGACCTCGCCCTCACCTCGACGCCGCCGAAGGACGGCGCGGGCGCGCGGGCACAGGTCGTTCGGCGACAGCCGGACGGGAGCTGGCTGCGGGTCATCGACCAGCCGGAGTTCCAGCGGCCGGCGGGCTGA
- a CDS encoding acyl-CoA dehydrogenase family protein: MAERRHGSEAGAVEGDFFGIVDLLDGEERKLLDRVREFLRAEVAPHANELWEAGRSPVSLRGRIAELGITGEEGDDVGVPARSSLFRGLLGMEMARVDPSFATFFGVHAELAMGSVRACGSEEQKARWLPAMTRWEKLGAFALTEPLVGSGTAAGLTTTARREGDTWVLDGEKKWIGNGSFADLLVVWARDVADDQVKGFVVEHGAAGLSADVIPHKIALRGVQNAHLALDGVRVPEADRLQHAESFADTNRVLRVTRAAVAWTATGCALGAYEAARAYAVEREQFGRPIGSFQLVQDNLARMLADITACQSLAVRLAALEEKDELSDAQAALAKMFCTTRMRETVARAREVLGGNGILLDHDAARFFADAEALYSYEGTRDMNSLIVGRAATGLSAFV, from the coding sequence ATGGCGGAGCGGCGGCACGGGAGCGAAGCGGGCGCGGTCGAGGGCGATTTCTTCGGGATCGTGGACCTGCTGGACGGCGAGGAGCGCAAACTCCTGGATCGCGTACGGGAGTTCCTGCGCGCCGAGGTCGCGCCGCACGCCAATGAACTGTGGGAGGCCGGGCGCAGCCCGGTCAGCCTGCGCGGGCGCATCGCCGAGCTGGGGATCACCGGTGAGGAGGGCGACGACGTCGGCGTACCGGCCCGCAGCAGCCTCTTCCGGGGGCTGCTCGGCATGGAGATGGCGCGCGTCGACCCGTCGTTCGCCACCTTCTTCGGGGTGCACGCCGAGCTGGCGATGGGCTCGGTACGGGCCTGCGGCTCGGAGGAGCAGAAGGCGCGGTGGCTGCCCGCGATGACCCGCTGGGAGAAGCTCGGCGCCTTCGCCCTCACCGAACCCCTCGTCGGCTCGGGCACCGCCGCCGGGCTCACCACGACCGCGCGCCGCGAGGGCGACACGTGGGTGCTCGACGGCGAGAAGAAGTGGATCGGCAACGGCTCCTTCGCCGATCTCCTCGTCGTGTGGGCGAGGGACGTGGCCGACGACCAGGTCAAGGGCTTCGTCGTGGAGCACGGCGCGGCGGGCCTGAGCGCCGACGTCATCCCGCACAAGATCGCGCTGCGCGGCGTGCAGAACGCCCACCTCGCGCTCGACGGGGTCCGCGTCCCCGAGGCCGACCGGCTCCAGCACGCGGAGTCCTTCGCCGACACCAACCGCGTCCTGCGCGTGACGCGCGCGGCCGTGGCCTGGACGGCGACGGGCTGCGCGCTCGGCGCCTACGAGGCGGCGCGCGCGTACGCCGTGGAGCGCGAGCAGTTCGGCCGTCCCATCGGCTCCTTCCAGCTCGTGCAGGACAACCTCGCCCGCATGCTCGCCGACATCACCGCCTGCCAGTCCCTCGCGGTGCGGCTCGCCGCGCTGGAGGAGAAGGACGAACTCAGCGACGCGCAGGCCGCGTTGGCGAAGATGTTCTGCACGACCCGGATGCGCGAGACCGTCGCGCGCGCCCGCGAGGTCCTCGGCGGCAACGGCATCCTCCTCGACCACGACGCGGCCCGCTTCTTCGCCGACGCCGAGGCGCTGTACTCGTACGAGGGCACGCGCGACATGAACTCGCTCATCGTCGGCCGCGCGGCGACGGGGCTGAGCGCTTTCGTGTGA
- a CDS encoding LysR substrate-binding domain-containing protein has protein sequence MELRHLRYFLAVADEGGFTRAAARLHVSQPGISAQIAQLERELGAVLFDRSARAVRLTEAGEVVRRHARQVLAAERGLRAAVDELNALVRGSLVVGMIMACTVEPFFAALAAFHRAHPGVALRLVEDDSDRLAARVREGTIDLALIGAVRRAPADLAAREVVNEPLAVAVPPEHPLAAGDSVTLDALLAHPLLCLPHGTGIRASLDAACAEHGLVPAVAMEANAPGAVLHLAARGLGAAVLSASMVEGVPGLRALRLDGTAVRGVLALVTRHAPAAPALAALLAHCDDAFGTGPGTAGGPPRARRAPGAHASA, from the coding sequence ATGGAGCTGCGTCACCTGCGGTACTTCCTCGCCGTCGCCGACGAGGGCGGATTCACGCGCGCCGCCGCGCGCCTGCACGTCAGCCAGCCCGGGATCAGCGCGCAGATAGCGCAACTGGAGCGGGAGTTGGGCGCCGTGCTCTTCGACCGCTCGGCCCGCGCGGTGCGGCTCACGGAGGCGGGGGAGGTGGTGCGGCGGCACGCGCGGCAGGTGCTCGCGGCGGAGCGCGGGCTGCGCGCGGCGGTCGACGAACTCAACGCCCTGGTACGGGGGAGTCTCGTCGTCGGCATGATCATGGCCTGCACCGTCGAGCCCTTCTTCGCCGCGCTCGCCGCCTTCCACCGCGCGCACCCCGGGGTCGCGCTGCGGCTCGTGGAGGACGACTCGGACCGTCTCGCCGCGCGCGTGCGCGAGGGCACGATCGACCTCGCGCTGATCGGCGCCGTGCGCCGGGCCCCCGCGGACCTGGCGGCGCGCGAGGTCGTGAACGAACCGCTCGCCGTCGCCGTACCGCCCGAACACCCGCTGGCAGCAGGTGATTCCGTGACGCTCGACGCGCTCCTCGCGCACCCCCTCCTGTGCCTGCCGCACGGCACGGGCATCCGCGCGAGCCTGGACGCGGCCTGCGCCGAACACGGCCTCGTGCCCGCCGTCGCGATGGAGGCGAACGCGCCGGGGGCCGTTCTGCACCTCGCCGCGCGCGGCCTCGGGGCCGCCGTGCTCTCCGCCTCGATGGTGGAGGGTGTGCCGGGCCTGCGCGCGCTGCGGCTGGACGGCACGGCGGTACGGGGCGTGCTCGCCCTCGTCACCCGGCACGCCCCCGCCGCCCCGGCCCTCGCCGCGCTCCTCGCGCACTGCGACGACGCCTTCGGCACCGGGCCGGGCACGGCAGGGGGCCCGCCGCGCGCGCGACGGGCCCCCGGAGCGCACGCGTCCGCCTAG
- a CDS encoding winged helix DNA-binding domain-containing protein, translating into MTAVLTRRALNRATLARQHLDVRVRMTAVAMVEHLVGMQAQAPWPPYTGLWTRIEGFGHEELGDALTSRRLVRVLLHRGTVHLVSAADCLALRPLVRPVLVRGHRAEVRAAFADAERIARLTREVLGARGPLTPTELGAALAELLPGTPAKVLADVARTTVALVQVPPRAVWGAGGATRYATAESWLGAERRAAGLPELVRRYLAAFGPATVADIQAWCGLTRLREVTDAMPDLLRLRGEDGAALLDVPEAPRPGPGAPAPVRFLAEFDNVLLSYADRGRIVPEAARPYLFSKNGVIPGTVLVDGVVRAVWRAEKGHVAVTPLRRLTAAERGEVEAEGAALAAFLAGARGEVRVGPVAAERAPAPLTRKRSAPSPRGRR; encoded by the coding sequence GTGACCGCCGTACTCACCCGCCGCGCGCTCAACCGCGCCACGCTCGCCCGCCAGCATCTCGACGTGCGGGTGCGGATGACCGCTGTCGCGATGGTCGAGCATCTCGTCGGGATGCAGGCGCAGGCGCCGTGGCCGCCGTACACGGGGTTGTGGACGCGGATCGAGGGGTTCGGGCACGAGGAGCTGGGCGACGCGCTCACCTCGCGGCGGCTCGTGCGGGTGCTGCTGCACCGGGGCACGGTGCACCTCGTGAGCGCGGCGGACTGCCTGGCGCTGCGCCCGCTCGTGCGGCCGGTGCTCGTGCGCGGGCACCGGGCGGAGGTGCGCGCGGCCTTCGCCGACGCGGAGCGGATCGCGCGGCTCACGCGCGAAGTGCTCGGCGCGCGGGGCCCCTTGACGCCCACCGAGCTGGGCGCCGCGCTCGCCGAGCTGCTGCCGGGGACACCCGCGAAGGTGCTCGCGGACGTCGCGCGGACGACCGTGGCTCTCGTGCAGGTGCCGCCGCGCGCCGTGTGGGGCGCGGGCGGCGCGACGCGGTACGCGACCGCCGAGTCCTGGCTCGGCGCGGAGCGACGCGCCGCCGGGCTGCCGGAGTTGGTGCGGCGCTACCTCGCGGCCTTCGGTCCGGCGACGGTCGCGGACATCCAGGCGTGGTGCGGGCTCACGCGCCTGCGCGAGGTGACCGACGCGATGCCGGACCTGCTGCGGCTGCGGGGCGAGGACGGCGCGGCGCTCCTCGACGTGCCGGAGGCGCCCCGCCCGGGACCCGGGGCGCCCGCGCCCGTCCGCTTCCTCGCCGAGTTCGACAACGTCCTGCTCTCGTACGCCGACCGCGGCCGCATCGTGCCGGAAGCGGCACGCCCGTACCTCTTCTCGAAGAACGGCGTCATCCCCGGCACCGTGCTCGTCGACGGCGTCGTGCGGGCGGTGTGGCGGGCGGAGAAGGGACACGTCGCGGTGACCCCGCTGCGGAGGCTGACGGCCGCCGAGCGGGGCGAGGTCGAGGCGGAGGGGGCCGCGCTCGCCGCGTTCCTCGCGGGGGCGCGGGGCGAGGTCCGGGTCGGACCGGTGGCGGCGGAGCGGGCCCCCGCGCCCCTCACACGAAAGCGCTCAGCCCCGTCGCCGCGCGGCCGACGATGA
- a CDS encoding sensor histidine kinase has product MRARLPRPRSLRGRLLLALLASAALALLVLDAVVYGALRGYLTDRTDTTLRAVRQRVSQQLTEAPRGQALGNDVRLLGASEFFLRLRRPDGSVRELAPGLRTAGDAPRLPDPLPRPGTRDPVTVRAERDDGPEFRVLTQRVAGRGVLVAAVPLTDVRETLRRLLVVEAVATGGVLVLLGGAGLGVLRRGLRPLEVMAGDADAITAGRAGGDVAPADEDTEVGRLGAALNAMLAGQRATQERLRRFVADASHELRTPVTAVLGYADLHHQGVLDEPAHRERAMRGITTEALRMQRLVDDLLLLARLDAVPTRTHTRLDLAGTVREAVAAGRVVAPGRPLTVDAEDGALVDGDAEQLRRVVDNLLANVRRHTPEGTAAHVTVRRDDGTVVLAVRDEGPGVPPAAAARVFERFYRAGTGRGEGTGLGLAIVAAVAEAHDGTARCTAAPGGGALVTVVLPAAR; this is encoded by the coding sequence GTGAGGGCGCGCCTGCCGCGGCCCCGCTCACTGCGCGGACGGCTGCTCCTCGCCCTGCTCGCCTCTGCCGCGCTCGCGCTGCTCGTCCTGGACGCGGTGGTCTACGGGGCGCTGCGCGGCTACCTCACGGACCGTACGGACACCACGCTGCGGGCGGTGCGCCAGCGGGTGTCCCAGCAGCTCACCGAGGCGCCCCGGGGGCAGGCGCTCGGCAATGACGTACGGCTCCTCGGCGCCTCGGAGTTCTTCCTGCGCCTGCGCAGGCCCGACGGCTCGGTGCGCGAGCTGGCGCCGGGACTGCGCACGGCCGGTGACGCGCCGCGGCTGCCCGATCCGCTGCCCCGCCCGGGGACGCGGGACCCGGTCACCGTGCGCGCGGAGCGGGACGACGGGCCGGAGTTCCGCGTGCTGACGCAGCGGGTCGCGGGGCGCGGCGTGCTCGTCGCCGCCGTACCGCTCACGGACGTGCGGGAGACCCTGCGCCGGCTGCTCGTGGTGGAGGCGGTGGCCACGGGCGGGGTGCTGGTCCTGCTCGGCGGGGCCGGGCTGGGGGTGCTGCGGCGCGGGCTGCGGCCTCTGGAGGTCATGGCCGGGGACGCGGACGCCATCACCGCCGGGCGAGCGGGAGGCGACGTCGCACCGGCGGACGAGGACACCGAGGTGGGCCGGCTCGGTGCGGCACTGAACGCGATGCTCGCCGGTCAGCGGGCCACGCAGGAGCGGCTGCGCCGGTTCGTCGCGGACGCCTCGCACGAGCTGCGGACCCCGGTGACCGCCGTGCTCGGCTACGCGGACCTGCACCACCAGGGCGTGCTGGACGAGCCCGCGCACCGCGAGCGCGCGATGCGGGGCATCACGACGGAGGCGCTGCGGATGCAGCGTCTCGTGGACGACCTGCTGCTGCTCGCCCGGCTCGACGCCGTGCCCACCCGGACGCACACGAGGCTGGACCTCGCCGGTACCGTGCGCGAGGCCGTCGCCGCGGGCCGTGTCGTGGCCCCCGGGCGTCCGCTCACCGTGGACGCGGAGGACGGCGCCCTCGTGGACGGGGACGCCGAGCAACTGCGCCGGGTCGTGGACAACCTGCTCGCCAATGTCCGCCGGCACACCCCGGAAGGGACGGCCGCGCACGTCACCGTCCGGCGGGACGACGGGACTGTCGTGCTCGCCGTCCGCGACGAGGGCCCCGGTGTACCGCCCGCCGCCGCGGCCCGGGTCTTCGAGCGCTTCTACCGCGCCGGTACGGGGCGCGGCGAGGGGACGGGGCTCGGTCTCGCCATCGTGGCCGCCGTCGCCGAGGCGCACGACGGCACCGCGAGGTGCACGGCGGCACCGGGCGGCGGTGCCCTGGTCACCGTGGTGCTGCCCGCCGCCCGGTGA
- a CDS encoding DUF1501 domain-containing protein, which produces MDTWTRRKFLVTSGVTAGAALAAGAGAWGVDELLATGSGTPDGEASTLVLVTLYGGNDGLNTLVPAADPHYQDLRGDLAYAEDEVLPLGEGLGLNPGLKNLKKLWDDKHLAVVRGVSYPKPDHSHFRSMAIWQTASPSGPVPSGWLGRWLDRAGDGDPLKGVSVGATLPPLMAGTKTAGAAVRLGGKPLPDAWQRACEELSHQDEDAHPLLRRAATSLGDLRQVSRSFDAKSDSTSGGKGEKDEDGATEGNEGGSAGAESALGAQLDVVARAIEAGVSTRAYSVSLGGFDTHANEKGTQSRLLAGLDRDLGGFLTRVRRTAAGRKVVVAVYSEFGRRPKANANQGTDHGTAGPLFVLGEPVRGGFHGEQPALDDLTDDDLRTTTDFRAVYATLLREVLGTDPGAVLDGYDKTLAFL; this is translated from the coding sequence GTGGACACCTGGACCCGACGCAAGTTCCTCGTCACGAGCGGCGTGACAGCCGGCGCGGCGCTCGCCGCCGGGGCGGGCGCCTGGGGCGTGGACGAACTCCTCGCCACCGGCTCCGGCACCCCGGACGGCGAGGCGTCGACACTCGTGCTCGTCACGCTCTACGGAGGCAACGACGGCCTCAACACCCTCGTCCCCGCCGCCGACCCGCACTACCAGGACCTGCGCGGCGACCTCGCCTACGCCGAGGACGAGGTGCTGCCGCTCGGCGAGGGCCTCGGACTCAACCCGGGCCTGAAGAACCTCAAGAAGCTCTGGGACGACAAGCATCTCGCCGTCGTGCGCGGTGTCTCCTATCCCAAGCCCGACCACAGCCACTTCCGTTCGATGGCCATCTGGCAGACCGCCTCACCGTCCGGCCCGGTCCCCTCCGGCTGGCTCGGCCGCTGGCTGGACCGCGCGGGGGACGGCGACCCGCTCAAGGGCGTCTCCGTCGGCGCGACGCTCCCCCCGCTCATGGCGGGCACGAAGACGGCGGGAGCCGCCGTGCGCCTCGGCGGCAAACCGCTGCCCGACGCGTGGCAGCGCGCGTGCGAGGAACTCTCGCACCAGGACGAGGACGCGCACCCCCTCCTGCGCAGGGCGGCCACCTCGCTCGGCGATCTCCGCCAGGTGTCCCGTTCCTTCGACGCGAAGAGCGACAGCACTTCCGGCGGGAAGGGCGAAAAAGACGAGGACGGCGCCACCGAGGGGAACGAGGGCGGCTCGGCCGGGGCCGAGAGCGCGCTCGGAGCGCAACTCGACGTCGTCGCCCGCGCGATCGAGGCGGGCGTCTCGACACGCGCGTACAGCGTGAGTCTCGGAGGTTTCGACACGCACGCCAACGAGAAGGGCACGCAGTCCCGGCTGCTCGCGGGGCTCGACCGCGATCTCGGCGGCTTCCTGACCCGCGTACGCCGCACCGCGGCGGGCCGCAAGGTCGTCGTCGCCGTCTACTCCGAGTTCGGCCGCCGCCCGAAGGCCAATGCCAACCAGGGCACCGACCACGGCACGGCAGGACCGCTCTTCGTCCTCGGCGAGCCCGTCCGGGGCGGCTTCCACGGCGAACAGCCCGCGCTCGACGACCTCACGGACGACGACCTGCGGACGACGACGGACTTCCGCGCCGTCTACGCGACGCTGCTGCGCGAGGTGCTCGGCACCGACCCGGGCGCGGTGCTCGACGGCTACGACAAGACGCTCGCCTTCCTGTGA